The region AACTCCACGATTGCCTCTGCTAACTCCTCATCTATCGACTCTTGAGTGTTCATTGCCTCACACCATCCTGCTAACTTCGAAGTGGCTCATTTCTAAATTATCAATCTGTTTCTGCATGAgttcagtctcaagatattcctggaccaaggggttaataataTCCACAACATGAAGATTTTCCACATCTAAAGGTTTTTTCATAGCCTCATCAATGTTGAAAGTGAATTTCTCCCCGTGATAGTCCAAACAAATTGTTCCaccaaaaacatcaattatagtCTTAGATGTGCATAGGAATGGTCTACCTAAAAGCACTCCGAtagactcagcagactcatGTTCACTCTTattaatcacatagaaatcaGCAGGATACAAGAAATCATGCACCTTAACTATCACATCTTCTAACACACCTTCTGggcttatgcatgacctatcagccaatTGGATCACTACCTTCGTATCAACTAACCTTACTCCTACCAATTTCTTGTAAAGTGAAAGAGGTTACACATTTATTGACGcacccagatcacacattgcatgctcaacTTTCACGTTACCTATTTCAATGTGTAgcgtaaacatacctgggtcggttCTCTTTGATGGCAGCCTCCTCTTCTGTATCACTGTTGAAATATTCTCTCCGATCACGATTTTCCTATCGGACTTGGTCTTACCCACAATGAACTCCTTGATAAACTTACTGAAGAGAGGTAATTTCAAAGCCTATAAAAATGGTAGGTTGATTTCCAGTATGCTGAATATTTCTATGAAATCCACTGgatcatccttctttttctggCTTCCCCACGATTGGGAAATGGCTTAACTGTCTTGCTGGAGTCTCCCTTGAaaaactctccagtttctttccTCACttcttcattttccactttagtTCCTGGGTTCAAGAAGGTCGGATCATCCTCTGTTCTGGTTTCCCCTATTTCGGTGTTTCCCTTCTGCTGAACCGTGTCCTCTGTCTCCTTACTCATCACAGTCGGTCCTTGCTCATCAGTCTTCATCGTGGGCCCTTTATACTCCCTTCCTGATCTCAAGGTGATTTGACTAATGTTTGCTTTGTCCGGTGGTTTCACTGAGGCATGGATTCTTCCTTCGTTTCCACGCAGCTCATTCAACGAGGTGGCAATTTGAGACATCTGTTTGGCTAGCATATCCATTGCGGCTTTCTGTTCTTGCTAAGCGTCTTGCAACTTATGGACTAAGTCATTATTGTCCTACATGTTGTTCTGAAAATGCTATTGTGAATTGAGTAGGTCTCCCATTATATCATCTGTATTCCTTGGTTGCTTGGGATATGGATTACTCGAATTTGATCTCTGGTTCGGGTTGAAATTCCTCTGTTGCCCCTGGTTTGAATTGTAATTGACTTGCGGTCCCTAGTTTCCTTGGTCATTGGCTGGAGGGTTTGAATTATTGCCCTGGAAGTTCCTCTGATGGGGTGGAACATAGTTGCTTGAGGGTTGGTTCTGATTCCTATTGACCCAGTTGGTTTGGCTCCCTTGGTTCCTATTCCCCCAATTACcttgtcttcttgattcctgTTGGGCCAGTTCTGCTGGAAATTATGACCCTCCTGATTTCTGTTGGGCCAGTTAGATTGCCCTTCAGGTAGATTCGCGTTCTATTGTTGAGGAGGTGGATTTTGGTTTCCATCAGCCCACCTGAAATTAGGATGATCTCTCTATGGAGCATCCTTGATCTTCCAACGGTACCAGTTACTGTTCTGACTATTCTGGTTCCAGTTTCCCGCTGGATTAACTTGAGCTTGGCATTGCATCTCCCCTTGAGTTCCATAGCAATGGTATCCTTCCTCTGGGCCTAGCATTTGCTTGGCCTTTTCTGCTGGGGCCGGCGGATTATTTTTTCCTAAGGCGGTCATAATCGTCTTCTCCAGCTTATCCATCCTAGCGTCCATTCTATCCTCATAGTACGAGGGGAATCATACGCCTTCTTTGCATCAATCAATCTTCGTAGAATCTCTCTGACCTCGCTCACCAGTTTctttgtgaaattccccccCGCTTGAGGAGTTCAACAAATCTTTGGAGTTTAGATTCGCCCCTTCGTAGAATATGTTGTAGACCTCTGCTTCGCTCATTCAGTTGTTGGGGCATGAATCGAGCAGTCCCTTGAAGCGTGACCAATACTGGCTCAAGGACTCATCATAATCCTGTTTGCAGACTAGAATTTCCTTCTTGAGGGCATTCGTCTTGTTTGCGGGGAAGAAGTAGTCCAAGAAAAACAATCTGAAATCTgcccatgtgcggatagaattgGCCGGTAACCTTAgtaaccatgtgttggcctcacCTTTCAACGGAAATGGGAGCACGCGCAACCTATAATCCTCTTCAGTTGAATTAGGGGTCCTCTTCTGAATACTGCAAAGTTTGCAGAACTTATGGAGGAATTCATATGGGCACTCAATCTTCCGCACGTAGAAGTATGGCATCACGGCCAACACGTTCGTTTTGATATCGATCGCTTGCTGGGCTGGGGGTAATGACTATGGCTTGGGATGGTTCGCCATTCAGATGGACGTTGAGTG is a window of Salvia splendens isolate huo1 chromosome 3, SspV2, whole genome shotgun sequence DNA encoding:
- the LOC121796723 gene encoding uncharacterized protein LOC121796723 — its product is MDMLAKQMSQIATSLNELRGNEGRIHASVKPPDKANISQITLRSGREYKGPTMKTDEQGPTVMSKETEDTVQQKGNTEIGETRTEDDPTFLNPGTKVENEEVRKETGEFFKGDSSKTALKLPLFSKFIKEFIVGKTKSDRKIVIGENISTVIQKRRLPSKRTDPGVRLVDTKVVIQLADRSCISPEGVLEDVIVKVHDFLYPADFYVINKSEHESAESIGVLLGRPFLCTSKTIIDVFGGTICLDYHGEKFTFNIDEAMKKPLDVENLHVVDIINPLVQEYLETELMQKQIDNLEMSHFEVSRMV